Within Blattabacterium cuenoti, the genomic segment TATGAGACATTTTTTTAGAACACTTTTTTTGCATAAAGGTTACATATTCTTTAATTAATTTTTCTGGATTATATCTTTTTTTAGAATCTTTGTTATCAATTAAAAATTCATTAAATTTGTCAATATGTCCAGATGCTTTCCAAACATTAGAATGCATAAGAACAGAGGAATCCAATCCTACTATATTTTCATGTATTTGAGTCATAGATTTCCACCAATATTCTTTAATATTGTTTTTTAATTCTACTCCATATTGACCATAATCGTAAACTGCATTTAATCCTCCATAAATTTCACTAGAAGGAAAAACAAATCCATAAGTTTTAGCGTGAGAAATCAAAAAATGAAAAAAATGACCGTTTTTTTTTTCTTTCATGAAAAATTAGTATTAATTATTTTTTAAATTCTAAATTTAGATACTTTTCTAAATCTAAAGCCGCCATACAACCGCTTCCAGCAGAAGTAATCGCTTGACGATAAATAGGATCTTGCACATCTCCTGCAGCAAATACTCCCGGTTTATTAGTACGAGTACTTCCTTTTTCTACAAGAATATATCCTTTTTTATCTAAGTCAAGTTTCTTTTTAAAAATGTCTGTATTAGGAGAATGACCTATAGCTATAAATAATCCACTCAAAACAATCTTACTTGTTTGATTATTATTATTAATTATTTTAATTCCTTCCAAAAAATGATTTCCAATAATTTCTATAATTCTATGTCCAAATAATATGTTTATGTTTTTCTTATTTAAAATACTATTTTGTAATGCTTTAGAAGCTCTAAAATAATTTTTTCTAACTAATAAATATACATTTTTACAAATATTTGATAAATAATTAGCTTCTTCTAAAGCTGTATCTCCTCCTCCTACAACAGCAACATTTTTTCCTTTATGAAAAAAACCATCACAAGTAGCGCAAAAAGAAATTCCTAATCCTGTCAATTTTTTTTCTTTTTCTATTCCTAAAAACTTAGGACGAGAACCTGTAGCTATAATAATTCCTTTACTTTCGATACTTTCTTTGCTTTCCAAATCAATACGATGTATTTCCCCTTTTTGATGAGAAAAATGAACTTCACTTACACTTTTATGTATAATTACAGCGTTGAAACGTTCTGCTTGTTTTTTACAATTTTCCATAAGGACTTTTCCACTAACTCCTAAAGGAAATCCAGGATAATTGTCTACATTTGTTGTAGATGTCAATTGACCTCCAGGTTGGAATCCAGAAAAAATAATAGGATTTAAATCTGCACGTGCAGCATATATAGCTGCAGAATACCCTGCTGGACCAGATCCTATAATGACGCAATCTACTATTTTTTTATAAAAATTATTAATTATCATATTTTATGTCCTTTTTTCATTTTTTTCTTAATTATTTGCATTTAAAAAAAATAAAAAACAAAACTTATATATATTGTGAAATTAGAAAAAAATTTTATTCTTTTACTAAAGAAGAAGTCATCAGACAATATATAATTTTTTTATTAAAAAAAGTAAAAAATTACAAAAACTCAAACATATGGGTAGAAGTTCCTTTTCAAATAAATAAATTAAATAAACGATTAGACCTTTTAGTTCATTTAGAAAAAAAACCCTATATTCTCATAGAATGTAAAGCTCCAAATGTTTCACTCACACAAAGAACCTTTAACCAAATTTCTTATTATAACAAAAAAATAAAAGCTCCCTATTTAATGATCAGTAATGGGATTAAAAATTTTATTTTTCAAACAGATACAGATAAATACAAAAAAAAATTGATTTTTTTAAATTATATTCCATAATGATCTTCATCATCATAATAAATGATGCATATAATCAATGAGATCCAATAATTTAGTAGAATAAGCAACTTCATTATCATACCATGAAACTATTTTTATAAAAGTAGGACTTAACATAATACTAGAATTTGCATCAAAAATAGAAATTCTTTGATCTCCTATAAAATCCGTAGAAACAACAGCTTCTTCTGTGTATCCTAGAATTCCTTTTAATGTAGTTTCAGATGCATTTTTCATATAATATTTAACCTGATTATAATTAGTACGATTTTTTAAACAAACAGTTAAATCTAATACAGAAACATTAGAAATTGGAACTCTAAAAGCCATTCCTGTCAACTTTCCATCTAAACTTGGAATAATTTTTCCAACTGCTTTTGCAGCTCCTGTAGATGAAGGAATAATATTAGTTAATGAAGATCTTCCAGATCTCCAATCTCTACTAGAAACAGAATCTACTATTTTTTGAGTAGCAGTGGCAGCATGTATCGTCGTCATCAATCCTTTTGACACTCCAAAATTATCATTTAATACTTTAACTATTGGAGCCAAACAATTCGTAGTACAGGAAGCATTGGATATAATTCTTTCATGAGATTTCATCATTTTATGATTGAC encodes:
- the trxB gene encoding thioredoxin-disulfide reductase codes for the protein MIINNFYKKIVDCVIIGSGPAGYSAAIYAARADLNPIIFSGFQPGGQLTSTTNVDNYPGFPLGVSGKVLMENCKKQAERFNAVIIHKSVSEVHFSHQKGEIHRIDLESKESIESKGIIIATGSRPKFLGIEKEKKLTGLGISFCATCDGFFHKGKNVAVVGGGDTALEEANYLSNICKNVYLLVRKNYFRASKALQNSILNKKNINILFGHRIIEIIGNHFLEGIKIINNNNQTSKIVLSGLFIAIGHSPNTDIFKKKLDLDKKGYILVEKGSTRTNKPGVFAAGDVQDPIYRQAITSAGSGCMAALDLEKYLNLEFKK
- a CDS encoding type I restriction enzyme HsdR N-terminal domain-containing protein, with the translated sequence MSFFHFFLNYLHLKKIKNKTYIYCEIRKKFYSFTKEEVIRQYIIFLLKKVKNYKNSNIWVEVPFQINKLNKRLDLLVHLEKKPYILIECKAPNVSLTQRTFNQISYYNKKIKAPYLMISNGIKNFIFQTDTDKYKKKLIFLNYIP
- the gap gene encoding type I glyceraldehyde-3-phosphate dehydrogenase; translation: MSIIKIGINGIGRIGKLVLMSALKRNNIEIVSVNDLVNTEYLAYILKYDSVHGFFKGDISIENDNYIILNGKRIKVSNEKDPNNLEWGNLNVNYVVESTGLFLTKDLAESHLQSGAKKVVLSAPPKDDIPMYVMGVNHKMMKSHERIISNASCTTNCLAPIVKVLNDNFGVSKGLMTTIHAATATQKIVDSVSSRDWRSGRSSLTNIIPSSTGAAKAVGKIIPSLDGKLTGMAFRVPISNVSVLDLTVCLKNRTNYNQVKYYMKNASETTLKGILGYTEEAVVSTDFIGDQRISIFDANSSIMLSPTFIKIVSWYDNEVAYSTKLLDLIDYMHHLL